The following coding sequences are from one Elusimicrobium minutum Pei191 window:
- the pheT gene encoding phenylalanine--tRNA ligase subunit beta, translated as MKILYSWLKDYIDIDLSAEELAQKLNSVGIEVAEIQKTGVDFEGVHTAKIVTLERHPNADKLSLVTLDTGNGTRKVVCGAGNLEAGIIVPLAREGARLGKTVLKAAEIRGVKSDGMICSSDELGLTATRQKGILHLDKNLKPGIDVSTLYPKADYLFELEITSNRPDLLSHLGVARELSILLNIPLKEIPLKEVKEEGESIDVKIETENCARYTSRVVRGVQNAQSPEWMKQRLSAMGVNPKNALVDISNYVLYDIGLPLHFFDLSDIGESVIIRQAAEGEVFETLDGSKLNLTAQDILIADKNKGLCLAGIMGGIGSGIKETTKNIFIEAAYFNPPAINKSAKKYGFSSEASQRFERGADIGITPKALARATNLVQELCGGKASKSSDVYPVPYTPEEVSFTPEDIEKILGMKIDEERFKEIFSRLAQKFDASLKPWKFNSPTHRRDLNHKWDLAEEAARFYGLDKLPVSETRASVAFSDNPRNTDTSAKFASALISAGFYECKNFDFLCENDLQNFSYKKEFCVEIANPLNEDYQYMRPTLFAGLLKNANFNQSRGTTEYKIFETGKEYQIMKGFPAETWVMAGIVCGAVREQYFADKTPEADFYFVKGAVEAALKNIAGVNFSASKEAPAYMHPKICADIIVDGKQKAGFIGKIHPLTAKAYGLKNDDIYAFYLNIKVLEKKFNAQEFKPAEDAAQFPSSYRDLSFVIGKDVGYAKVLQAVNSSGVWSKMSVDLMDVYTGANLPEGKKSLTLNFAFWLMDRTLKDAEVEENMNKIFTALTALGAELRK; from the coding sequence ATGAAGATACTTTATTCCTGGTTAAAAGATTATATTGACATAGATTTAAGCGCCGAGGAGCTTGCCCAAAAACTAAACTCCGTCGGCATAGAAGTAGCCGAGATACAAAAAACAGGTGTTGATTTTGAAGGCGTTCACACGGCTAAAATAGTTACGCTTGAACGCCACCCTAACGCGGACAAACTTTCTTTAGTTACTTTAGATACAGGAAACGGAACAAGGAAAGTTGTTTGCGGCGCGGGCAATTTGGAAGCGGGCATTATAGTGCCGCTTGCGCGTGAAGGCGCCAGGCTGGGCAAAACCGTTTTAAAAGCTGCTGAAATACGCGGCGTTAAATCGGATGGTATGATTTGCTCGTCTGACGAGCTTGGCCTTACAGCCACAAGGCAAAAAGGTATTTTGCATTTAGATAAAAATCTTAAACCCGGTATAGACGTTTCCACACTTTACCCTAAGGCTGATTATTTGTTTGAGCTTGAAATAACTTCAAACAGACCGGACCTTTTGTCCCACTTAGGCGTAGCGAGGGAACTTTCTATTTTGCTTAATATTCCTTTAAAAGAAATCCCTTTAAAAGAAGTTAAAGAAGAAGGCGAAAGCATTGACGTTAAAATTGAAACGGAAAATTGCGCGCGTTATACATCTCGCGTGGTGCGCGGCGTGCAAAACGCCCAGTCGCCCGAATGGATGAAGCAAAGGCTTTCGGCCATGGGCGTAAACCCCAAAAACGCGCTTGTTGATATCAGTAACTATGTGCTCTATGATATCGGCCTGCCTTTACACTTTTTTGATTTATCGGATATTGGGGAAAGCGTTATAATCCGCCAGGCGGCAGAAGGTGAAGTCTTTGAAACGCTTGACGGCAGCAAACTTAATTTAACGGCGCAGGATATATTAATAGCGGATAAAAACAAAGGCCTTTGTCTTGCCGGTATTATGGGGGGCATAGGCAGCGGCATAAAAGAAACAACTAAAAACATTTTTATTGAAGCGGCCTATTTTAACCCGCCCGCAATAAATAAAAGCGCCAAGAAATACGGTTTTTCAAGCGAGGCCAGCCAGCGTTTTGAACGCGGCGCGGATATCGGTATTACGCCAAAAGCTCTTGCCAGGGCAACGAACTTAGTGCAGGAACTTTGCGGTGGCAAAGCCTCAAAATCCAGTGATGTTTACCCTGTGCCTTACACGCCGGAAGAGGTTTCTTTTACTCCTGAAGATATTGAAAAAATACTGGGCATGAAAATTGATGAAGAAAGGTTTAAAGAAATTTTTTCAAGGCTTGCTCAAAAGTTTGACGCTTCTTTAAAACCGTGGAAATTTAATTCACCCACTCACAGGCGCGATTTAAACCATAAATGGGATTTAGCTGAGGAAGCCGCCCGTTTTTACGGTTTAGATAAACTGCCCGTAAGCGAAACAAGGGCAAGCGTCGCGTTTTCGGATAATCCCAGAAATACGGATACCTCGGCCAAATTCGCCTCCGCTCTTATTTCAGCCGGCTTTTATGAATGTAAAAATTTTGATTTCTTATGTGAAAATGATTTACAAAATTTTTCATATAAAAAAGAATTTTGCGTGGAAATCGCCAATCCTTTAAATGAGGATTACCAGTATATGCGTCCTACGCTTTTCGCGGGCCTTCTTAAAAACGCCAATTTTAACCAAAGCAGGGGCACAACAGAATATAAGATTTTCGAGACGGGTAAAGAATACCAGATTATGAAAGGCTTTCCTGCGGAAACCTGGGTAATGGCGGGCATAGTTTGCGGTGCGGTAAGAGAGCAATACTTTGCGGACAAAACGCCTGAAGCGGACTTTTATTTTGTTAAAGGCGCGGTTGAAGCGGCTTTAAAAAATATAGCGGGGGTAAATTTCTCGGCTTCAAAAGAAGCGCCGGCCTATATGCACCCTAAAATATGCGCAGATATAATTGTTGACGGCAAACAAAAGGCAGGGTTCATTGGTAAAATACATCCGTTAACGGCTAAGGCTTATGGTTTAAAGAATGATGATATTTACGCTTTTTACCTTAATATAAAAGTTTTGGAAAAGAAGTTTAACGCGCAGGAGTTTAAACCCGCAGAGGACGCGGCGCAGTTCCCGTCTTCTTACAGAGATTTATCTTTTGTTATCGGCAAAGACGTTGGGTACGCCAAGGTTTTACAGGCTGTTAATTCAAGCGGCGTGTGGAGCAAAATGAGCGTTGATTTAATGGACGTTTATACAGGCGCGAACTTACCGGAAGGTAAAAAGAGCTTAACTCTTAACTTCGCGTTTTGGCTTATGGACAGAACTTTAAAAGACGCCGAAGTTGAAGAAAATATGAATAAAATTTTCACGGCTCTTACCGCTTTGGGGGCGGAGCTTCGCAAATAA
- a CDS encoding replication-associated recombination protein A: MEDIKHDMPLAAAMAPKNLDDFAGQKHVIGPGRMLRRMIESDTIKSAVFFGPPGVGKTALARFIASKTEAVTVELNAAAAGVGDIKKVIEEAKERRNDTFLEKRTLVVLDEIHHFNKTQQDVLLPSVERGDIILIGLTTENPYFYINNALLSRFSVFEFKPLDAKDLEQILKRVLKIKEAKIQKDAKDFFITQANGDARRLLNAVDLAILTTAKDSDGIVNITMDVAKECMQKRHLNYDKKGDEHYDVISAFIKSMRGSDPDAAVYWLARMLESGEDPRFIARRILICASEDVGNAEPAAIMLAEAAFKCAEVLGMPEVRIPLAQAAIYVACAPKSNASYIAVDEALKEVREGIQRRVPAHLRSGFKNEGYKYAHDYPNHYVKQEYMPKPKKFYEPTEIGKEKNIKERLKKLKGEE, encoded by the coding sequence ATGGAAGATATTAAACACGATATGCCTTTGGCCGCGGCCATGGCTCCTAAAAATTTAGATGATTTCGCAGGGCAGAAACACGTTATCGGCCCGGGCAGAATGCTGCGCCGTATGATTGAGAGCGACACTATAAAATCAGCCGTATTTTTCGGCCCGCCCGGCGTTGGGAAAACCGCGCTTGCCCGTTTTATAGCGTCCAAAACAGAAGCCGTTACAGTTGAACTTAACGCGGCTGCCGCCGGAGTAGGCGATATTAAAAAAGTAATTGAGGAAGCTAAGGAAAGGCGTAATGACACTTTCTTAGAAAAGCGCACCCTTGTTGTTTTAGATGAAATACACCACTTTAATAAAACCCAGCAGGATGTTTTGCTTCCGTCAGTCGAACGTGGCGATATTATTTTAATAGGTCTTACTACCGAAAACCCTTACTTTTATATTAACAACGCGCTTCTTTCCAGATTCTCTGTTTTTGAATTTAAACCGTTAGACGCAAAAGATTTAGAGCAGATTTTAAAAAGAGTTTTAAAAATTAAAGAAGCAAAAATACAAAAAGACGCTAAAGATTTTTTTATTACGCAGGCTAACGGCGACGCCAGAAGGCTTTTAAACGCGGTTGATCTTGCCATTTTAACCACGGCTAAAGACAGTGACGGCATTGTTAATATAACAATGGACGTGGCAAAAGAATGTATGCAAAAACGCCATTTAAATTACGATAAAAAAGGCGATGAGCATTACGATGTTATTTCCGCTTTTATTAAATCAATGCGCGGTTCCGACCCGGACGCTGCCGTCTACTGGCTGGCAAGAATGTTAGAATCAGGCGAGGACCCCAGGTTTATAGCAAGGCGTATTTTAATTTGCGCGAGCGAAGACGTGGGTAACGCCGAACCGGCTGCCATAATGCTTGCCGAAGCCGCCTTTAAATGCGCCGAAGTTCTCGGTATGCCCGAAGTTCGCATACCGCTTGCCCAGGCCGCTATTTATGTTGCCTGCGCGCCAAAATCAAACGCAAGTTACATAGCCGTGGACGAAGCTTTAAAAGAAGTCCGCGAGGGTATTCAAAGGCGTGTGCCCGCGCATTTACGCTCAGGTTTTAAGAATGAGGGCTATAAATACGCGCACGATTACCCCAACCATTACGTTAAGCAGGAATATATGCCAAAGCCTAAAAAATTTTATGAACCTACTGAAATAGGTAAAGAAAAAAATATAAAAGAAAGATTAAAAAAACTAAAAGGCGAAGAATAA
- the tdh gene encoding L-threonine 3-dehydrogenase: protein MKALCKTKPEKGVEYKDVDLPKIKDDELLVKIYKTSICGSDIPVYNYTGWAPRRIPLPFVFGHELCGEVVETGKNTKGFEKGDFISVESHVFCGLCYQCRNDQRHVCSNMVVLGLDTQGGFSEYAAIPARCGWKHSDNKLKEIASIMEPLGNAVFATLVEDVAGKTVFVEGCGPQGLFAIEIAKACGAQKVIALEGSPYRQKMAEQMGADAIFSPTEEKLLEKIKKASGDPSGVDVVLEMSGHPDAVRLGLKAVKPAGRFTAFGLPGSEMTLDYSNDIVFKGIKVEGITGRQIYKSWHVMEGLLRSGKINPAPIITHTFEMKDYEKAFATMMDPERKCGKVVLIP from the coding sequence ATGAAAGCGCTTTGCAAAACAAAACCTGAAAAAGGCGTTGAATATAAAGACGTGGACCTGCCTAAGATAAAAGATGACGAGCTTTTAGTTAAAATTTATAAAACTTCAATTTGCGGCAGCGATATACCGGTTTATAATTATACCGGCTGGGCGCCTAGAAGAATCCCGCTTCCGTTCGTTTTCGGGCACGAGCTTTGCGGCGAAGTTGTTGAAACAGGCAAAAACACAAAAGGCTTTGAGAAAGGCGATTTTATATCCGTTGAATCACACGTCTTTTGCGGGCTTTGCTACCAATGCCGCAACGACCAAAGGCATGTTTGCTCCAACATGGTTGTTTTGGGGCTGGATACACAGGGCGGATTTTCAGAATACGCTGCCATACCTGCGCGCTGCGGGTGGAAACATTCTGACAATAAATTAAAGGAAATAGCTTCTATTATGGAGCCTTTGGGTAACGCTGTTTTCGCCACATTGGTTGAAGACGTTGCGGGAAAAACGGTTTTTGTTGAAGGTTGCGGTCCGCAGGGTCTTTTTGCCATTGAAATAGCCAAAGCCTGTGGCGCGCAAAAAGTGATTGCTTTGGAAGGCTCTCCTTACCGCCAAAAAATGGCTGAACAAATGGGAGCGGACGCTATTTTCAGCCCTACGGAAGAAAAGTTACTTGAAAAAATTAAAAAAGCCTCGGGCGACCCAAGCGGCGTTGACGTTGTTCTTGAAATGTCAGGCCATCCGGACGCTGTAAGGCTTGGCCTAAAAGCGGTTAAGCCCGCGGGCAGATTTACGGCTTTCGGCCTTCCCGGCTCGGAAATGACGCTTGACTATTCCAACGATATTGTTTTTAAAGGTATTAAAGTTGAAGGTATTACAGGCAGACAAATTTATAAAAGCTGGCATGTTATGGAGGGGCTTTTGCGTTCTGGCAAAATAAACCCCGCTCCCATCATTACCCATACTTTTGAGATGAAAGATTATGAAAAAGCCTTTGCCACTATGATGGACCCCGAAAGAAAATGCGGCAAAGTGGTTTTAATCCCGTAA
- a CDS encoding glycine C-acetyltransferase encodes MSRMDFLKDEINKLKEENRFIKLRVLESEQAPIAVIDGKKVINLTSNNYLNLTTHPKVKKAAADACLKYGIGTAAVRTIIGTTTLHGELEKRLAEFKQTEAALVIQSGFTSNTAVCQSLMTSHEDVLISDELNHASIIDGGRLSKAVKKVYRHSDMTHLKEILESPEVKKARRRMLVTDGVFSMDGDIAKLPEIVELCERHDTIIMVDDAHSSGVLGNQGRGTVDHFDLKGRVDIQIGTLSKAFGTIGGYVAGCQDLRDYMVSTARPFLFSSSHPPSVIATCLAGLDVIYNEPELLEKLWTNTKFFKEEIVKAGFDINKSETPITPVMIGDTKKAVEFSDRLFEEGVFALSIGFPTVAKGKERLRNIITAGHEITDLERAVAAYKKVGKEMGLLS; translated from the coding sequence ATGAGCAGAATGGATTTTTTAAAAGACGAAATTAATAAATTAAAAGAAGAAAACAGATTTATAAAACTGCGCGTGCTTGAATCAGAACAGGCGCCGATTGCGGTTATTGACGGTAAAAAAGTAATTAATTTAACTTCTAATAATTACCTTAATTTAACCACGCATCCTAAAGTTAAAAAAGCGGCGGCTGACGCGTGTTTAAAATACGGTATAGGTACAGCCGCAGTACGCACAATTATAGGTACAACAACATTACACGGCGAGCTTGAAAAAAGACTTGCCGAGTTTAAACAAACAGAAGCAGCCCTGGTAATACAATCGGGCTTTACCTCAAACACCGCGGTATGCCAAAGTTTAATGACAAGCCACGAAGACGTGCTTATTTCAGATGAGCTTAACCACGCCTCAATTATTGACGGCGGACGTTTGTCAAAAGCTGTAAAAAAAGTTTACCGCCACAGCGACATGACGCATTTAAAAGAAATTTTAGAAAGCCCCGAAGTAAAAAAAGCCAGAAGAAGAATGCTTGTTACTGACGGTGTTTTCAGTATGGACGGCGATATCGCTAAACTGCCTGAAATTGTTGAGCTTTGCGAACGGCATGACACCATTATTATGGTTGACGACGCCCACTCCAGCGGCGTTTTGGGCAACCAGGGCAGAGGAACTGTTGACCACTTTGACTTAAAAGGCCGCGTGGATATACAAATAGGCACCTTGTCTAAAGCTTTCGGAACTATAGGCGGGTATGTCGCGGGCTGTCAAGATTTAAGAGATTATATGGTTTCCACCGCAAGGCCTTTTTTATTTTCCAGCTCTCATCCGCCAAGCGTAATAGCAACGTGTTTAGCCGGACTTGACGTTATATACAATGAGCCTGAACTGCTTGAAAAACTTTGGACAAACACAAAATTTTTTAAAGAAGAAATTGTTAAAGCCGGTTTTGATATAAATAAAAGCGAAACGCCTATAACGCCCGTTATGATAGGCGATACAAAAAAAGCGGTTGAGTTTAGCGACAGGCTTTTTGAGGAAGGCGTTTTTGCCCTTTCGATAGGGTTTCCTACAGTGGCAAAGGGTAAAGAAAGGCTTAGAAACATAATTACCGCCGGACATGAAATAACTGACCTTGAACGGGCTGTTGCCGCTTATAAAAAAGTGGGAAAGGAAATGGGGTTGTTGTCCTAA
- a CDS encoding DUF2207 domain-containing protein, which translates to MVKYFSFIFLMLSLPLCAQEHIKSFNVFAQVYKDGTAVITEYITVNVEHEQIKRGIYRDIPRKYTNKRFLEAELGIEPLSLKRNGLPEHFFTESPDRYTLRVNFGDDNFIPKGEHTYEFEYFVKNAVVFEADSDEFYWNVTGNYWRFAVLSSRLDLVLPEEAQINKDLISLYSGPKGNKICDSCEIQFTNRFAASFINNRVLNPKEGFTVAVPFQKGVITRPPTEDILKDFIMNPTPVILCLVVLILGSAYLALGWFLFGIDPKKGTIIPLYEPPADISPAKALYLYRRGKISDAALSQTILISLASKGILEIKHKKHSLQDVKVFGKQLFPKEFYLTKNFHPEIILSEEEKSYFSALPAGQLALSNTYYEYFKKAAGCAKSQLKNFFKNDYFKNNSLWALPYKLACAAAVFYMAIDLFPVQHIIPALAITFFLLLAVFNKSLQSLVIFLMLLIYFRTIAANALPETAVLFIICFLMRGADYIFDKLIAKYTPKGRSLMDQIEGLKLYIKVGEKDRVKLATPESAADVFCNILPYAIALGLSNDWVKSFDVMFKNNQVSTKRISTRGFSSFINSKSFSAKTFYSALNSFNSSARQSSSPKSSGGGRGGGGGGGGSGGRGGSGGGRGGGGGGGR; encoded by the coding sequence ATGGTTAAATACTTTTCTTTTATTTTTTTAATGCTTTCACTTCCTCTGTGCGCGCAGGAGCATATAAAAAGTTTTAACGTTTTTGCCCAGGTCTATAAGGACGGTACCGCAGTTATTACCGAATATATTACGGTAAATGTTGAACACGAGCAAATAAAACGCGGCATATACCGTGATATTCCCAGAAAATACACTAATAAACGCTTTTTGGAAGCCGAATTGGGAATAGAACCGCTGTCTTTAAAAAGAAACGGACTGCCCGAGCATTTTTTTACTGAAAGCCCCGACAGGTACACGCTTAGAGTAAATTTCGGGGATGATAATTTTATCCCCAAAGGCGAGCACACTTACGAGTTTGAGTATTTTGTAAAAAACGCCGTTGTTTTTGAAGCGGATTCTGACGAATTTTACTGGAACGTTACGGGCAATTACTGGCGGTTTGCTGTTTTATCCTCCCGTTTGGACTTAGTTTTACCCGAGGAGGCGCAAATAAATAAAGATTTAATTTCTTTATATTCGGGACCCAAAGGTAATAAAATCTGCGACTCCTGCGAAATTCAATTTACAAACCGGTTTGCGGCCTCGTTTATTAACAACCGTGTCCTTAACCCGAAAGAAGGTTTTACCGTGGCTGTGCCGTTCCAAAAAGGCGTTATTACAAGGCCGCCCACAGAAGATATCTTGAAAGATTTTATAATGAACCCCACTCCTGTTATCTTATGTTTGGTTGTTTTAATTTTAGGCTCGGCATATTTGGCTTTGGGCTGGTTTCTTTTTGGCATAGACCCTAAAAAAGGAACTATTATCCCTTTATATGAGCCGCCTGCGGATATTTCCCCCGCTAAAGCGCTTTATTTATATAGAAGAGGCAAAATATCAGACGCGGCATTATCTCAAACAATCTTAATAAGTTTGGCCTCTAAAGGCATTTTGGAAATAAAACACAAAAAACATTCTTTGCAAGACGTTAAAGTTTTTGGGAAACAGCTTTTCCCAAAGGAATTTTATTTAACAAAAAATTTTCATCCCGAAATAATTCTCTCCGAAGAAGAAAAATCTTATTTCTCCGCTCTTCCTGCGGGGCAGCTGGCTCTATCCAATACATACTATGAATATTTTAAAAAAGCTGCCGGATGTGCTAAATCACAGTTAAAAAATTTTTTCAAGAATGATTATTTTAAAAACAATTCGCTTTGGGCTTTGCCTTACAAGTTAGCCTGTGCGGCGGCGGTTTTTTATATGGCAATAGACCTTTTTCCCGTACAGCACATAATCCCGGCCTTAGCTATAACATTCTTTTTGTTACTGGCTGTTTTTAATAAAAGTTTGCAAAGCCTGGTTATTTTTTTGATGCTGTTGATATATTTTAGAACAATAGCGGCAAACGCTCTACCCGAGACGGCGGTATTATTTATAATATGCTTTTTAATGCGGGGTGCTGATTATATTTTTGACAAACTTATAGCCAAATATACCCCCAAAGGCAGAAGCCTGATGGACCAAATTGAAGGTTTAAAACTATACATTAAAGTAGGTGAAAAAGACAGGGTTAAACTTGCTACCCCCGAAAGCGCGGCCGATGTTTTTTGCAATATCTTACCTTACGCGATAGCATTAGGCCTGTCTAACGATTGGGTAAAATCATTTGACGTTATGTTTAAAAACAACCAGGTTTCCACAAAAAGAATATCAACAAGGGGGTTTTCTTCTTTCATAAACTCAAAAAGCTTTTCAGCTAAAACTTTTTATAGCGCTTTAAATAGTTTTAACAGTTCAGCGAGACAGTCTTCTTCCCCAAAATCCTCAGGCGGCGGAAGAGGTGGCGGGGGGGGCGGTGGCGGTTCAGGAGGAAGGGGCGGCTCCGGAGGCGGAAGAGGCGGCGGGGGCGGCGGCGGAAGATGA
- a CDS encoding type IV pilin protein, producing the protein MLKKISLNTFLRFSHIRKSGFTLIELLVVVLIIGILAAIALPQYNKAVEKSRITQAITYTTSIGRAEQMYYLANSSYTNNFDSLDLDFSGTNENYLGNAKRLHLPPLDK; encoded by the coding sequence ATGTTAAAAAAAATTTCACTTAACACGTTCCTTCGTTTTTCTCATATTAGAAAAAGTGGTTTTACTTTAATTGAGTTATTAGTTGTTGTTTTGATTATAGGTATTTTAGCCGCAATCGCTTTGCCGCAATATAATAAAGCGGTTGAAAAAAGCCGCATTACTCAAGCTATTACTTACACAACATCGATTGGCAGAGCCGAACAAATGTATTATCTTGCCAACAGTTCTTATACAAATAATTTTGACTCGCTTGATTTGGATTTTTCAGGCACAAATGAAAACTACCTCGGCAACGCAAAAAGACTTCACCTGCCGCCCCTGGACAAGTAA
- the nth gene encoding endonuclease III: MLLKKEKISKIVKILRKDYPDTKTALGYESAFQLLVAVILSAQCTDARVNMVTPVLFAKYPTPQKMAKANLEDIETIIKSTGFYHAKAKSIVTTAQILTEDFNGEVPDNMNDLLKLRGVARKTANVVLSDFFKKTEGVVVDTHVKRVSYRTGLTNNTAPVKVELDLMKKLPKQDWLWAGNAFVWHGRKVCDARKPKCSLCSITKICPKNGVKNSI, from the coding sequence ATGCTTTTAAAAAAAGAAAAAATCAGCAAAATAGTTAAAATTTTACGCAAGGATTATCCTGACACTAAAACCGCTTTGGGGTACGAAAGCGCTTTTCAGCTTTTGGTTGCCGTTATTTTATCGGCCCAATGTACTGACGCGCGCGTAAATATGGTAACGCCTGTTTTGTTTGCCAAGTACCCCACGCCGCAAAAAATGGCTAAGGCAAACCTTGAAGATATTGAAACAATTATTAAATCAACAGGCTTTTATCACGCGAAAGCAAAAAGCATTGTTACAACGGCGCAAATTTTGACGGAGGATTTTAACGGCGAAGTGCCCGACAATATGAATGATTTGCTTAAGCTCCGCGGTGTTGCCCGTAAAACGGCAAATGTGGTGTTGTCAGATTTTTTTAAAAAAACGGAAGGCGTTGTTGTTGACACGCACGTAAAAAGGGTAAGCTACAGAACGGGGCTTACAAATAATACTGCCCCTGTTAAAGTGGAACTTGATTTAATGAAAAAACTGCCTAAACAAGACTGGCTTTGGGCGGGCAACGCTTTTGTTTGGCACGGGCGCAAAGTGTGCGACGCGCGCAAACCAAAATGCAGTTTATGCTCAATTACAAAAATTTGCCCTAAAAACGGCGTAAAAAACAGTATTTAA
- a CDS encoding cell division protein ZapA yields the protein MAKRGYEVTVRRIPLEVNIENVEPMEIATLVSMIEERMAKIADKTGTIDTLKLAIMTAMEFAAEVYLKGSNAGAKRQEEERKVDELILKLQNSLSGTLIK from the coding sequence ATGGCAAAAAGAGGATATGAAGTTACCGTCCGCCGCATTCCTTTAGAGGTTAACATTGAAAATGTTGAACCTATGGAAATTGCCACGCTCGTAAGTATGATTGAAGAGCGTATGGCTAAAATAGCCGATAAAACGGGCACTATAGACACTCTTAAACTCGCCATAATGACGGCTATGGAATTTGCTGCCGAAGTTTACTTAAAAGGTTCTAATGCGGGCGCCAAACGCCAGGAAGAAGAACGCAAGGTAGACGAACTTATTTTAAAATTGCAAAACTCACTCTCCGGCACTCTTATCAAATAA
- a CDS encoding prepilin-type N-terminal cleavage/methylation domain-containing protein yields MIKMKRGFTLIELLVVVVIIGILAAIAYPMYAKAIERNRSIEAMVVLKRFKDMQSISSAVSPEKVIRSLNKAKSEFADAVAITSNTGNLSAYPDGQVRINNYDYIFSNEPNSLLADNIIAIKNTGKFKGYALFIKNGIHYCMDNESIGGDLACEEVFGGEPDGTHGGWIIYKLH; encoded by the coding sequence ATGATAAAAATGAAAAGAGGTTTTACCTTAATAGAATTATTGGTAGTTGTGGTTATCATAGGAATACTGGCTGCAATAGCATATCCTATGTATGCAAAGGCTATTGAGCGTAACCGCTCTATAGAGGCTATGGTTGTACTTAAAAGATTTAAGGATATGCAAAGCATTTCAAGCGCAGTTTCTCCCGAAAAAGTTATAAGGAGTTTGAATAAAGCCAAGTCGGAATTTGCAGATGCCGTTGCCATAACATCAAATACGGGCAATCTGTCCGCCTATCCGGACGGACAGGTAAGAATTAATAATTACGACTATATATTTTCTAACGAGCCAAACAGCCTTTTAGCGGACAATATTATAGCTATAAAAAATACAGGCAAGTTTAAAGGCTACGCGTTGTTTATCAAAAACGGTATTCACTATTGTATGGATAATGAATCCATAGGGGGCGATCTTGCCTGTGAAGAAGTTTTTGGCGGCGAGCCTGACGGAACCCATGGCGGTTGGATTATTTATAAATTACATTAA
- a CDS encoding trypsin-like serine protease, whose product MNKKIFFFFTLFVLLFTFCGAQVSVIKVTGYDEYTKEEDFNNTYDIRVFSAGMRTGKCQAVRIHKNWFFTAAHCVVPYCRTTCAKADKECEVKLKNCEIRVILNKNSSYEIYSTVTSGPKNQKVFFDASFDTQTPLDLKSTDIALFKYSPSKQKITVVNTKEMTAYPVNVFLSRVKGAKAFLDTANKRDFSAKYLPIISFDGKNNYKLNRVLSIISIEGSKKEVKISGDFENDSDGDKTPVYFLKDQQMLLAKNFGTKQGISGSGVMTNTGELVGISSFNADFTYKKNDKASKMEYSGFAPFSVKSLKLLSANMGNDYYDLEILDASDGYATAIPYSKLPEDIRAYLNYSKK is encoded by the coding sequence ATGAATAAAAAAATATTTTTCTTTTTTACGCTGTTTGTATTATTGTTTACTTTTTGCGGCGCGCAGGTAAGCGTCATTAAAGTAACGGGTTATGACGAGTATACAAAAGAAGAAGATTTTAATAATACTTATGATATAAGGGTTTTTTCGGCCGGAATGCGTACGGGAAAATGCCAAGCCGTAAGAATACATAAAAATTGGTTTTTTACCGCTGCGCACTGCGTTGTACCTTATTGCAGAACAACCTGCGCCAAAGCGGATAAAGAGTGTGAGGTAAAGCTTAAGAACTGTGAAATACGGGTTATTCTTAACAAAAATTCCTCGTATGAAATATATTCAACGGTAACAAGCGGGCCAAAAAACCAAAAAGTCTTTTTTGACGCTTCTTTTGATACGCAAACACCGCTTGATTTAAAAAGCACCGATATCGCGCTTTTTAAATATAGTCCTTCCAAACAAAAGATAACCGTGGTTAACACAAAAGAAATGACCGCTTACCCGGTTAACGTTTTTTTGTCGCGCGTAAAAGGGGCCAAAGCTTTTTTAGACACGGCTAATAAAAGAGATTTTTCCGCAAAATATTTGCCAATAATATCTTTTGACGGTAAAAATAATTATAAATTAAACAGGGTTTTATCAATTATTTCAATTGAAGGAAGTAAAAAGGAAGTAAAAATTTCGGGTGACTTTGAAAATGATTCTGACGGCGATAAAACGCCGGTCTACTTTTTAAAAGACCAGCAGATGCTGCTTGCTAAAAATTTTGGCACAAAACAGGGGATATCAGGTTCAGGCGTTATGACAAATACAGGTGAGCTTGTAGGTATAAGTTCTTTTAACGCTGATTTTACATACAAAAAAAATGACAAAGCTTCTAAAATGGAATATTCTGGTTTCGCGCCGTTTAGCGTTAAAAGTTTAAAATTACTAAGCGCAAATATGGGCAATGATTATTATGATTTGGAAATTTTGGACGCTTCGGACGGATATGCGACCGCAATTCCTTACTCCAAACTGCCCGAAGACATACGGGCGTATCTTAATTATTCAAAAAAATAA